The genomic region TGATGGATATGCATGGCACTGCCGGGCTCGTCACCAATGGGCTTGGCCATGAAGGTTGCGGTGACGTTGTGCTTGAGTGCCGCTTCGCGCAGGGTGCGTTTGAACACGGTGATCTGGTCTGCCAGGTCCAGCGCATCGCCATGACGGAAGTTGATTTCCATCTGCGCCGGGCCGTCTTCGTGGATCAGCGTGTCGAGGTCCAGTCCCTGGAGTTCGCACCAGTCGTAGACGTCTTCAAACAGCGGATCGAACTCGTTGGCGGCGTCGATGGAAAACGACTGACGACCGCTTTCCGCGCGCCCAGAACGCCCCAGCGGTGCCTTGAGCGGCAAGTCCGGGTCTTCGCAGCGCTGGGTCAGGTAAAACTCCATTTCCGGCGCGACAATCGGCTGCCAGCCTTTGTCGGTATAGAGCTGCAGCACTTTCTTCAGCACGTTGCGCGGCGACAGTTCGATGGGGTTGCCGAATTTGTCGAAGGTGTCGTGGATCACGATGGCGGTGGGCTCGATGGCCCACGGCACCACGTAAACTGCGTCGGCGACGGGCTTGCAGACCATGTCGATGTCGGCCGGGTCGAGCAGGTCGTAGTAGATGTCGTCGTCGACAAAGTCCCCGGTTACCGTTTGCAACAGCACACTTTCCGGCAGGCGCATGCCTCGCTCATGCAGGAACTTGTTGGTGGGTGCAATCTTGCCGCGAGCAATGCCGGTCAAGTCGCTGACCACACACTCGACCTCGGTAATCTTGTGATCTTTCAGCCACGTGAACAGCTGATCGAAAGGGACATTCATAAAGACCTCATTGTGGGTTTGATTAACGCCGGGGAGGGCGGCCTCATCCACCAGACACTTCCCCTGTGGCGCGTTGACGACTATCTTGGGTGAGCCTCGGCGTTCCATCTATCCACTTTCAGCAGCACCAAAACGCACCAAACGAGTGCGTAAGGTCATCCCATGACAGCGTGCAATCCGTTACAGGTTCGAGCCTTCAACACCGCCGACGTGGCCGAGCAGATCCGCGCCACACCGGGTTGGGTGCAGCACTATCAGCAGATGTCACCGGGGCATTTCGCCGGGCGGGTGCGCTATCTGGACTTGCAAGGCGTGGAGATTTACGAAGAACAGATGAACACCCGGGTCGAGCAGAATTTCAGCGCTCCGGAAGGCTCGCTGGCGTTCTGTTTCGATCGCAATGACAACTCGCTGTACATGTTGAACGGCGAGAGCCGCAACATCTGGATCACCCCGGAGAACTACCAGGAAATCGCCGTGGTGTTCGGGCCGCAATTCGTTCAACGGCATGGCCTGGACGTGGCGCGGCTCGAAGGCTTGTTCATGTCGCCGCTCAATTGCGGGCAGAACGCGCTGTTCAGCCGCTGGTTGAGCGGCACCCTGACGCGACTGGAGCAGACGCTGGATCCGCCGAGCAAAGAGGCATTGACCCAGCAGTTGCTGGAGGACTGTTTGTTCATCCTCGATAACGCCTGTGTGTGCCTGGATCGCGCAGGCTTGCAGCGCCGGGCCGAAGAGCGAACGATCATGAAGCGCGTCGCTGAATGGGCCGCCGATACCCCGGAAGAAACCCTCAATTTGCTGGAACTGTCCCAGGTGGCCGGGGTTTCGTTGCGTCAGTTGCAGCAGGCGTTCAAGGCGTACACCGGGATGACACCCACGCATTGGTTGCGCTTGCGTCGGCTCAACAGCGCGCGCCGTGAATTGCTCAGCCGAACTGACAAGGAAACGACGGTCGCGCAAGTGGCGATGCACTGGTCATTCTGGCATTTGGGGCGGTTTTCCAGCAGTTATCGAGCGTTGTTCCAGGAGTTTCCCAGCCAGACGCTCGCCCGCCAACACAGTGGACCTTGTCGGAGGTCATCATGAGTCGGTTATCGTCTTTTAGCCTGTGTGTTGTCATGTCGATGGCCTGTACGCAGGTTCAGGCCGAAACGGTCGTGCCCTTGAAAGGGCAGAGTTCGCAACAGATCCAGCGGGACATCAACGATTGTCGCAATGTCGCGGCCAGTCAGAGCAGCTCAAACCTGTCGCCTTCGGAGGGCGCTGCTGACGGGGCGACGAGTGCTGAGGTACGAGGACGTCAGCATGACGAGTTTTATGAGGGCGCCGAGGACAAGGTGAAACAGGACGATCCCGGTTGCCTGCAAGGGCGGGGTTATCAGGTCACACCCTGAGCGCCCACTTCCTGCGCCGGTATAGCGTTGGCAGCGGGTGGGGAAGGCGCATTGGCCGGTCGACCAGCGGAAGGCACGGCTCGCCATAGAATTGGCCTGGTGATGTTTTGCCTGCCACTGATCTTGTTGATCCGCACGACGCGTGTCTGAATACGAGTGCGGTTTGAATCGTAAACACACCAGGAGCAGCTTCGGGATGACAGAAGAGGGACTCAATACCAATAGGCCTGATGCTCAAGCAGTTATCGCCGCACTCCATCTCGAACCTCACCTGGAGGGTGGTTTCTACCGCAGAACCTTTCAGGCGGATCACCGCGCCATGGTTGAGACCGAAGGAGGCCGGCGTTACTTGCTGACCTCCATCTATTACCTCTTGACCCAGGATTCGCCGATTGGCCATTTCCATCTGAATCAGTCCGATATCGTGCATTACTACCATCTGGGCGACCCGATTCAGTACAGCCTGATTTTCGCGGACGGTTCATTGAAAACCGTGGTGATGGGCAGCGACGTGATTGCGGGTCAGTGCCTGCAGCTGCACGTGCCGGGCGGCGTCTGGAAGGCTTCGCAACTGATGAATGGAACGGCGGGCTATGGCTTGATCAGTGAAGCCGTTGCACCGGGGTTTGATTATGCGGATATGCAGTTGGGGACCCGGCGCAAGCTCAGCGAGATGTTTCCCGAGCATTCGGAGTTATTTGAAAAGCTGACAGCGGATCAGGGATTGGAGCCAGAAATGATTCCGTGATCGATCGCGTATTTTACGAGGGCGGCGGGTTTGTCGATGTTGAGCTTGCGGCGGATGCTCAGGCGATGGGTTTCTACCGTCCTGACGCTGATGTCCAGCTCGCGAGCCATTTCCTTGTTGTTCAACCCTTGAGCCATTTTGTACAGCACCTGGCTCTCGCGCGGAGTCAGTTCATTGTCGGTACTTTTATCGGCGATAAGCCTCTGGGCGATTTCGGCACTGTAGAACGTCCCGCCGCTGACAATGGCTTCGATGGCCGCAATGATTTCCCGTGAAGGCGCGTTCTTCAGCACATAGCCGCTGGCGCCCGAACGAACCGATTCACTGACGTATTCGTAGTTGTCGTACATGCTCAGCACCAGCACCTTGAGCGATGGGTACTGGCTGCGTAACAGCCGGGTCAGCTCGAGCCCGTTGATGTCCTTCAGGCTGATGTCGACCAACAACAGATCTGGTTGGCAGCGCCCGACCATCTCGATGGCATCGGCGCCATTCTCGGCTTCGCCCACCACTTCCAGCGGAACCATGACCGCCAACAGCGATTTGATGCCATCGCGGACCAGGGAGTGATCGTCGACCAGGGCAACGCGGATCGGGTAGGGCAGGTTCATTGCAGGCATTCACTCTAATTGTTAGGGGTTGAGTCAGCGTTCTGCAGCAGGTGGTTTCATCGGTAGCAGCACGTCCAGCTCACTTTTTCCCGGCATCGAGGTCAGGTCGAACCGACCGCCGAAATGCTCGACTCGTTCTCGGATATTACGCAGGCCAATGCCAGCCTGGCGACGTTCGACCTGGGCAACATTGAAGCCTATGCCATCATCGATCACCGTCAACCGTACGGACTTTTCGCAACCGTGCAGGGTAATGATGACGTGTTTTGCCTGGGCGTGGCGTTCGATGTTGGTCAGGCCTTCTTGCACAATGCGAAACAACGAGGCGGCGGCGCCATCAGCCAAGTGACAGTCGAATTCGTTATCGTTGAAGGTTACAACAAGACCGCTGCGTTGCTCGAACTCGGCGGCGAGTTGACCGATCGCCGCCGGCAGGCCAAGGGTGTCGAGCAGCGACGAGCGCAGGTCGTGGGAAAGGCTGCGAACCTCGCCAATCGCTTCCCCCAGGCGCTCGGTGGCGTCTCTTAAAATGCTTAAGCCCTTGTCTTGTCCATTCTCCAACACATGGCTGGCCAGTTCGAATTGAAACTTGATAGAGACCAGCAGCTGGCTGATGCCGTCGTGCAGCTCTCGGGAAACCCGCGAACGCTCTTCCTCCTGCAAGCTGACGATGCGTTGGGTGAGGCGCTGCAGTTTTTTGTCGGCCAGGCGATGTTCGCTGACGTTCAGCGTCATGCCGCTGGCGAACACAAACAGCACTGCCACAAGCGCCACTGCGGCAATCGCCAGCATGGTTGTGCGGATGCCCTGAGCCACCTCGGCACGCGCTTGCTGGGTGGCGCGTTCAACGTCTTCAAGGTAGATACCGGTGCCGAGCATCCAGCCCCAACGATCGAGCATCACTACGTAGGCGAGCTTGTCGGTCACTTGGCCGGAAGAGGGTTTGTTCCAGGCGTAACGTTGAAAGCCTTCGCCGGATGCCGCGCTTTTGAGCAACGCCTGGATTACGGGCAGGCCGTGAGGGTCTTTCATGTCCCACAGGTATTGGCCCACCAGCTCTGACTGGCGTGCGTGCATCAGGCTGCGGCCCTCGCGGTCGTAGACGAAGAAGTAGCCATTGATGCCAAAGCTGAGTTTGCGCAGTTCTTCCAGCACTTGTTGCTGTGCGTGTTCATCACCGCGACCGTTGTCGTACAGCGGCGCGATCAGGCTTTGCGCCATTTCCACGTAGTTTTTCAGTTCTGCGCGCTTGCTGGCCAGAATGCTGTCTTCGATCAGTTGCGCCTGTTGATCACCCAGTTGACGGTTCAGGGAAATCACCAGCGCGCAGATGACCGCGATCGCCAACACCAGCGGCAGAATCCCGAGCGCGACGATTTTGTGTTTGAGCTGCATCTCTACTCCTGGCCAGACCGAGGGAGGGCGAAGGCCCGGCATCATATGCCAAAGATACGCGCCTGCGGCTGTGATGAAACACAAAACCTGTGGGAGCGGGCTGTGGCGAGGGGGCTTGCCCCCGTTGGGCAGCGAAGCAGCCTCAAAAAAAAAATCTCTGATGTACCAAAGATTTTGTGAGTGCTACGCACTCAAACGGGGGCAAGCCCCCTCGCCACAGCCCGCTCCCACAGGGAGTTGCGTTTCAACTGACAGATCAGTGGCATCTACGTAGAACTACGTAGGCGTCACGTACGTAGTAACGCGGATTTATTTGTCGACAGCATGGGTGGATATTGGGCCCGCTCCGCAAAGCGGACACAATTATAATAATTACCGCCGCAGTCACTGGCTGTCGGCAGGAGACACGCTATGCCCCGTCTGGCTAAACACCTCGCCTGGTTTGCCGTGGCTGTCTTGGGAGCGTTTGCGCTAAGTGTCGTGGCCCTGCGCCGCGGCGAAGCCATCAACGCCCTCTGGATCGTAGTCGCAGCCGTCGCTATTTATCTCGTCGCATACCGCTATTACAGCCTGTTCATCGCCACCAAGGTGATGCAACTCGACCCCAATCGAGCCACTCCCGCCGTAATCAACAACGATGGTCTGGACTATGTGCCGACCAACAAACATGTGCTCTTCGGTCACCACTTCGCAGCCATTGCCGGCGCGGGGCCACTGGTCGGTCCGGTGTTGGCGGCGCAGATGGGCTACCTGCCCGGCACGCTGTGGCTGATTGCCGGGGTGGTGCTGGCCGGTGCGGTTCAGGACTTCATGGTCCTGTTCATGTCCACCCGCCGCAACGGTCGTTCTCTGGGCGATATGGTCCGTGAAGAAATGGGCCGCATCCCCGGGACCATCG from Pseudomonas sp. GGS8 harbors:
- a CDS encoding cupin domain-containing protein, producing the protein MTEEGLNTNRPDAQAVIAALHLEPHLEGGFYRRTFQADHRAMVETEGGRRYLLTSIYYLLTQDSPIGHFHLNQSDIVHYYHLGDPIQYSLIFADGSLKTVVMGSDVIAGQCLQLHVPGGVWKASQLMNGTAGYGLISEAVAPGFDYADMQLGTRRKLSEMFPEHSELFEKLTADQGLEPEMIP
- a CDS encoding helix-turn-helix domain-containing protein, which translates into the protein MTACNPLQVRAFNTADVAEQIRATPGWVQHYQQMSPGHFAGRVRYLDLQGVEIYEEQMNTRVEQNFSAPEGSLAFCFDRNDNSLYMLNGESRNIWITPENYQEIAVVFGPQFVQRHGLDVARLEGLFMSPLNCGQNALFSRWLSGTLTRLEQTLDPPSKEALTQQLLEDCLFILDNACVCLDRAGLQRRAEERTIMKRVAEWAADTPEETLNLLELSQVAGVSLRQLQQAFKAYTGMTPTHWLRLRRLNSARRELLSRTDKETTVAQVAMHWSFWHLGRFSSSYRALFQEFPSQTLARQHSGPCRRSS
- a CDS encoding cache domain-containing protein, which gives rise to MQLKHKIVALGILPLVLAIAVICALVISLNRQLGDQQAQLIEDSILASKRAELKNYVEMAQSLIAPLYDNGRGDEHAQQQVLEELRKLSFGINGYFFVYDREGRSLMHARQSELVGQYLWDMKDPHGLPVIQALLKSAASGEGFQRYAWNKPSSGQVTDKLAYVVMLDRWGWMLGTGIYLEDVERATQQARAEVAQGIRTTMLAIAAVALVAVLFVFASGMTLNVSEHRLADKKLQRLTQRIVSLQEEERSRVSRELHDGISQLLVSIKFQFELASHVLENGQDKGLSILRDATERLGEAIGEVRSLSHDLRSSLLDTLGLPAAIGQLAAEFEQRSGLVVTFNDNEFDCHLADGAAASLFRIVQEGLTNIERHAQAKHVIITLHGCEKSVRLTVIDDGIGFNVAQVERRQAGIGLRNIRERVEHFGGRFDLTSMPGKSELDVLLPMKPPAAER
- a CDS encoding response regulator transcription factor; translated protein: MNLPYPIRVALVDDHSLVRDGIKSLLAVMVPLEVVGEAENGADAIEMVGRCQPDLLLVDISLKDINGLELTRLLRSQYPSLKVLVLSMYDNYEYVSESVRSGASGYVLKNAPSREIIAAIEAIVSGGTFYSAEIAQRLIADKSTDNELTPRESQVLYKMAQGLNNKEMARELDISVRTVETHRLSIRRKLNIDKPAALVKYAIDHGIISGSNP
- a CDS encoding glutamine synthetase family protein yields the protein MNVPFDQLFTWLKDHKITEVECVVSDLTGIARGKIAPTNKFLHERGMRLPESVLLQTVTGDFVDDDIYYDLLDPADIDMVCKPVADAVYVVPWAIEPTAIVIHDTFDKFGNPIELSPRNVLKKVLQLYTDKGWQPIVAPEMEFYLTQRCEDPDLPLKAPLGRSGRAESGRQSFSIDAANEFDPLFEDVYDWCELQGLDLDTLIHEDGPAQMEINFRHGDALDLADQITVFKRTLREAALKHNVTATFMAKPIGDEPGSAMHIHQSVVDIATGQPIFADADGQMSELFRHHIGGLQKYIPNVLPMFAPNVNSFRRFLPDTSAPVNVEWGEENRTVGLRVPTSSPDAMRVENRLPGADANPYLAIAASLLCGYLGMVEQVEPSAAVQGRAYERRNLRLPITIEDALTRMEECETIERYLGSKFVRGYVAVKRAEHENFKRVISSWEREFLLLSV